The Bradysia coprophila strain Holo2 chromosome IV unlocalized genomic scaffold, BU_Bcop_v1 contig_84, whole genome shotgun sequence genome window below encodes:
- the LOC119072989 gene encoding uncharacterized protein LOC119072989: MVWILMCFVLQTVYQGQLFNFMRTNATVASVKTLDELIEKGISIKLVFDAYIDFFEYDYERLEKLLISENGTTAWEFVTETEAYVSMEIRLIDAVRREKPETRPKTIKIVLAPHVIDMPKRFYLKDAMDDLISYMNENGMTSKWTAPYTESAIRDNVDKRFPRKLNILQILGVVEVCLGALILSTLVFVFEVLSPRLGHW, translated from the exons ATGGTATGGATACTGATGTGCTTCGTTCTACAAACGGTATACCAAGGACAactattcaattttatgagaaCGAATGCAACGGTGGCTAGTGTTAAAACCTTGGACGAATTAATTGAGAAAgggatttcaataaaattggtcTTCGACGCTTACATCGATTTCTTTGAGTACGATTACGAACGATTGGAGAAGCT GCTAATATCTGAAAATGGAACTACTGCATGGGAATTCGTTACCGAAACGGAAGCGTACGTATCAATGGAAATCCGTCTCATCGATGCGGTTCGTCGGGAGAAACCTGAAACCAGACcaaaaactataaaaatagttttggcACCTCATGTTATCGATATGCCAAAGCGGTTTTATCTGAAGGATGCAATGGATGACTTAATCTCGTAcatgaatgaaaatggaatGACGTCGAAGTGGACGGCGCCGTACACAGAGTCAGCGATAAGAGACAATGTCGATAAACGTTTTCCGCGAAAACTGAACATATTACAGATACTTGGCGTGGTTGAAGTTTGTCTTGGTGCGCTAATCCTTTCAACGTTGGTATTTGTTTTCGAAGTGTTATCTCCACGTTTGGGGCACTGGTAA